aaaataggatatgtacaaaataatactaatatatgATAAATATTGATTTTACTTGTTGGGAATATGTACAGATTTTTATCAAACATATGATGACCCCACGGTAAGGAAGCTGGTTACGCCCAATACCCAGCGATTATTCTAACACCAGAGGCGCTGTTGTGGAATCTGTAAAAAGCATCCGCTCTTGTCCTTACAGTACATTTAAATAGGCAGATACATTAAATTCATGATATAAATTGAGTGATGTCTATATAAGTGATATCCATGTATGTATAAGcccctgtaaataatatatctataaatagTGACAAAATGCAGTAAGTAAATGCACATTTATATAAATCacataaatagtaaataaaaataaaaaaaagtgcaagacagaaagaaagaaaagaaagcatGTGATAGCAAAGTAACATATTTCATGTTCAGCACCAGAATAAGTTCACAGGTTGTAATGAAGGCTCGTTGGGGGGGAAGAGACGGTGGAACATGTACTCTGAGAATTAATTAGCTGCGAGTTACAGCGCCACCATCTGGCTGGCGAATAATACTGCGGGTATGACCGACAAGGATGTTATTGAGCACAGTCTTCAGTGCAAATCTAGTACAACTCAGTTTACAAATCATAGCAAAACTTcagttctttatttaaatatatatattttttttgtagttagTGCACTCCCTCATTAAAAGTGGGACCAATCCCGTCCCTCCAGTGGAGGCGGCCAATTTTTGTTGGCTGAAAATATTCAGACAATTGATTCACTTGGAACATGCGACGTCGCTGGGGTTGTAACCTGGCtacgcccacaaaatggctgcgtcCGCTGTGTGTAGGGGACACTTCACTTTAAAtgaggtacaaaaaaaaaaaaaaggcagttttgcATCATGTCTGCATTAACATATTCCTCATCAGTAGGGTTGTCAGGTCGGCCATTTCAACCTGGACACAGAAACAGAGAAGCTGCGTTCAGACGGATGGTCACCTATTGAAGACGGCACACGTTTAATGCGGGTTTTAAGTGGCTGACAACCCTGGTTACTAGGTAGTGTTTTATAAGGTCATATAAACAGcccccgtagcaaccaatcagacgttAGCTTGAATTCACCCCTCTGCCCCCGGGCTGTTCAAAGCTAAGATCTGATTGGCCGGTATGGATTACAGTAAGTTctctctgttattaaatgcctcACACTGCATCCTGCAAATAGTTATATATCTACAGTGCGGAGCACcctgtaacattcacaaatacatttaaaaacctTCTCAAAACAGGACATGTTCAGGTATTTAGAATGACCTGTGCAATTTACATCATCGTGACGGAAGCCATATTGCTTTAACTTATTCTAAAGTCTGGTGCCATTGTAGCTACTTTTCCTCTATGAGTCAGATAGAACTAGTCTAATATAGGGACTGCCATCCGCCAAGGCACATAGACATACATTAAATGCACACATACAAAAAATTATAGTTAAGCTCTGAGTAtctaacttttttgttttgttttgagaaTCCTCTGGATTAAGTGAGAAAATCTGGACTGCTACAAATTGGACAGATCTGTGGTTTGTTTTGAACCCAAAGTGTCCCCTTCAATTTAAATGGtcacaaatataaattaaaatagagGATCAGGATTGAGGATTTTTAGCAATCACAATGGGTTAAAGCGCCCACAGGACCTGATATTATATGAACACCTGCTACGCAGCCAAGGACAGACTTTCCTTTCGTTTTTCTCCATTTTAGGCTTCAAGTGGCTCCGTGCACCAATAGGcttgcagacaggaagtctgatatgcatagaaaaaaaaaaaaaaaaaaaaaccactttcgGCGTATCGCAGATATTCTTATTTCTGAAACATTTGCATAAATACGGTATTTGTGAATGCCACTGACTTGCATCAACATTTCCAATGCTGCGGAATATGACGCAAGCAAAACAGTTCACCAGTGCGCTGCAAAGCTCTGCAATCAAACAAGCGAAACGCGTCTTTACAAGcgatatataaaacatgaaatggACAGAAAACACTGTTGGATAGAGGAACGGAATCCGTCACATCCTCCAAGACTTCGTCACCCAGTCAGTCAGCAAACAACGGATTGTGACATTCATGCAACTTACAAAGTTGAACATTTACTTGTCTAATAGACAGTCTGGGATACTAGTTACAATGTTTCATACAGATAAACGGATCAGTGCGTACGCAATCACAAATTGTAACAGAATAAAACACAGCGGCCATCTTGCTTTAAGAGACCGGTTTAAAACTTTGGGAGTGTAACTTGTCTGCAAAGGAGTGAGAGTTGAACGCCAAAACAACAATAGGAGATTAGAGACTGCGCTTGTCTAATCCAGTGACCTATAGTCTGCTATGATTTAAAGGGGGACACCGCCTTCAGATAATTACGTTGGTCAAAAAGACTTCTTTATTTCCATCGGCCTTGGTTATGCCAATACATCCGCTATGGAGattcaatatcaaaaataaataaatctgcttGTACAGTATAACTGTGAaggtggagttctcctttaagaaaACTTTAAAATACTTATACTAAAACACCACAGAGCGACACGTATTGCTGTAATCATTAAAAGTGGATAAATATCTAGTAAGGAGGCAGACATATGGCATTAGACAAATTCAATCTGCGTAATATAAAATCAGAGCACATTATGGGTGGGACTGAGAAACTCAAGCTCTAACGAATAATGATTTTATCTAACCAGACATTATGGGGATTGTATCTATGCTATGTACAGACTTACCAAGTACGCCCATTGGTATGTGTAAATGTAGAATTTGTTCTCAAAAGTTACTGACTAGAAGTACATGAATTTAACTTTTTTGTTGTCAAGTATTTGTAAATTCCACTTCATCTGGAACAATCACATTattatcatttgtaaacaatgatagttgttttagtgaagacgaggatgtgtatatatattataatataacataacaGCCATTCATTTCacacaagtatgttttttttttagatcagaTTCCTTTTAAACAATAGTCTTCAATTAATTTTCTTAGTACtgctataaaatgtaatttgtaaaaaaataaataagatggGTTCTAGAAGCTGTGAGGTGCTCTGGCCACAGTAGAACTAGAAGTACCAGCCATCCACACCAGAGAGATGACGTACTTCGTGCCACGACGGCTGTAAAGCCACGGACCGTTGTATGTTGCAAGAATATCCCCACAAAAGCCAATTCACTGACGGGTGGAAACTCTAAACATGAAATAACCTATTAATGAATCAAAACGTATCGCTGGTCACATAGCACGTCACACAGTAACTAGGTGTGAATATTTCTGACTCTATAAGAAGAGCGATTGCCACAAAGACGGCATGGATAGAAAATAACATTTCTGAGAGCACCATTAGATGGTGCGGAGACTTCTTACTGGCTGTTGTCCGATGGACCCAATTTGATGGTGGTGTGGAAACATTGTGGTAGAGTAAACGTTATACACTATCAAAGACCACCGTGTGTGGGTTCAAAGCTGGGTGGAGAAACGCGCAATGCTCCAGAATGACAGGTACGAGGGGACCCAGGAGGATACATTCCGGTAACCAAAATCTGTACGGTGTTTTGTTTTATACCAATCCATGGTAGTTTTGTATAAAAGTCTTCTACATGCCGAGATAAGGCAAAAACATGTCAAATAACGCGGTCAAAGCTTTCAAAGTTATAAACAACACATCCAGGCCTTCAAGTTGTGCTAAGTTTCGATCACCGCAGTCTCCAACACAGTGGGAGTAAGGTGCGATCTTCGGGAAATGCCCTTTTGCATATGGAGAATCGGCGCTGGTCAAGGGTTTTGGTCCAGCACGCAGTAGAAAATCCTGCATGATTGTCCAATTTTATACGATTAGAGATCTCAAAGGAAGATAAGATTTAATCCAAGTGTGGACCACTGATGACTGCCAGCAGTAAATCGAATCCACTGCCGTGGCTCACAGGGCTGGTAGGCTGGCCACGGGGAATCCTAGGAGTGGTACGCCAGCTTGATGCTGGCGCTGGAATAACCTTCGTCGCTGCCCAGGCTCTGCAAGCTGCTGTGATCATCAAGGTCACTGATGCTGGTACTGCTGGAACTGTCCACCTCCAAGTGGGAGAAGTCTGTACTCTCAATGTCCACCTCGATCTCCTCTGTGGAAACAAAAGGAACGTGCATTAGGATCGCCAGTCAACATAACCCCCAACATTGGGTGTAAGACAAAGCAACGGGTGTATTCTTACAACGTTCCCAGCTGGGGAACCGCTCTTTTAAAGACCTAATGCTAAATAAACGTGTTTTGATGCAATTCAACTTTTCTGCAAGTAATTCTACCATTTGTCAGTTTTACCAAAGCAGAAATTTAATCTTACAAGTTGGTGGAACCAGTTCAGAAGTTGGTTTTACTCTTCTTCACAATATACTTTCATAAATGCACAGTAAAAATGTAGAAGTTACAAGTAATTCATAAAAAGTTGTCTATATAATTTGAGACAAACGTATCAGTGGAATGTGCCTTTGATATAACGTAGCAATTTAATACCAGTAGCGTAGAGGTCAGAATAGGTTTTACCTCGCTCCGAGTCGGATCGATCAGGCGACATGTTAGAACCGACGCTGTCCGCTCGCAACCGCTCAGACTCGGGACCACCCTGCAGCTGCTCCAGCCTTCGCTTCAGGAACCGCTGTTCCCTCTCCAGGATATCGAGCTGGTGTTGGCCCTTCCGCGCCGAGTCTTCAAGTTTCTGTAGGACCATAGGAGATTTTAATACCACGGTTGGGGACAACTTAAACACTGCAAGCTCCCAGTCTCCTCAATCGTCCCGATTCCTATATGTCTATAATATTGCTGGACGCTGATTATTATTAAGAAATTAAAAATCTGAAAAACTTTTGATGCATTTCAAGACATTTGAGGGCACAAAGTAAAAACGTTTAAATGCACAGAAACAGCTCTTCATAGACTTCTCACACAGAAATACTTGTAATGCCACATTCATATCTACAGTTATTCTATACCGAAAACTCAGAACTTGTGACCCAGATTAAAGTCTggaaatgaatttcaatttttaaTCAGTAAGGTACTTCCTTTTAATAAACAATGttgttaataaagtaatatacGAACGTGCAGCTAACATTTTTAGGAAATTAGATATGCATTCAAAACAAC
The nucleotide sequence above comes from Mixophyes fleayi isolate aMixFle1 chromosome 6, aMixFle1.hap1, whole genome shotgun sequence. Encoded proteins:
- the MXI1 gene encoding max-interacting protein 1 isoform X2; the protein is MDCVRMINVQRLLEAAEYLERRDRECEHGYASTCPSPDSSDLHRLKARRLKSKKFSNSLANGTNRSTHNELEKNRRAHLRLCLERLKDLIPLEPDSNRHTTLGLLNKAKLHIKKLEDSARKGQHQLDILEREQRFLKRRLEQLQGGPESERLRADSVGSNMSPDRSDSEREEIEVDIESTDFSHLEVDSSSSTSISDLDDHSSLQSLGSDEGYSSASIKLAYHS